In Luteibaculum oceani, the following proteins share a genomic window:
- the purH gene encoding bifunctional phosphoribosylaminoimidazolecarboxamide formyltransferase/IMP cyclohydrolase: MSKVKPVRSALISVFNKEGLEPILDELRAHDVAIYSTGGTQKFIEDYGCEVIPVEALTAYPSILGGRVKTLHPKIFGGILGRRENDSDIQEMQEYQIPEIDLVIVDLYPFEDTVAQGLSHQEIIEKIDIGGISLIRGAAKNFNDVAIVASKQQYGDLLDSLKAHQGGTTEEVRRNLATSAFNVSSHYDTAIFNWFNQGNNGSSLKLSETYSTPLRYGENPHQAAAYYGNLDACFEQLNGKELSYNNLLDLDAALALVEDFGTEKPVFAVIKHNNACGFAQRNSVLEAWKDALAGDPVSAFGGILACNQKIDKATAEEVNKLFFEILVAPDFDADALEILAAKKNRRILKLKDFTRNPKHVRTVLNGYLVQDIDNIADRKESFELKTKKAATEQELLDMEFANKLVKHTKSNAIVLVKNGQLLASGTGQTSRVDALQQAIHKAGTFNFSLEGAVMASDAFFPFPDCVEIAHKAGITAVIQPGGSIKDELSIKFCDDNGMAMVFTGNRHFKH, translated from the coding sequence ATGTCAAAAGTAAAGCCAGTTAGATCCGCACTCATTTCTGTTTTTAACAAAGAAGGATTAGAACCCATCTTAGATGAGTTAAGAGCTCATGATGTTGCGATATACTCTACCGGAGGAACTCAAAAATTTATTGAAGATTACGGTTGTGAGGTAATTCCTGTGGAAGCTTTAACCGCGTATCCATCTATTTTAGGGGGGAGAGTAAAAACTTTACATCCAAAAATATTCGGTGGGATATTAGGTAGACGTGAAAACGATAGTGATATCCAGGAGATGCAGGAATACCAAATTCCTGAAATTGATTTGGTAATTGTAGATCTATATCCATTCGAAGATACCGTTGCTCAAGGGTTGAGTCATCAGGAAATCATTGAAAAAATTGACATCGGTGGAATTTCTCTTATTCGCGGTGCAGCAAAGAACTTTAACGATGTAGCCATTGTTGCTTCGAAACAGCAATACGGCGATCTTCTTGATAGTTTGAAAGCCCATCAAGGGGGTACAACCGAGGAAGTAAGAAGAAATCTAGCCACTTCGGCATTTAATGTTTCTTCGCACTACGATACTGCAATATTCAACTGGTTCAACCAAGGAAATAACGGATCGAGTTTAAAGCTTAGCGAAACCTATTCTACCCCACTTCGCTATGGAGAAAACCCACACCAAGCAGCAGCTTATTACGGGAATTTAGATGCTTGTTTCGAGCAATTAAATGGTAAAGAACTTTCTTACAATAACTTATTAGATCTAGATGCTGCCCTTGCACTTGTTGAGGATTTTGGCACCGAAAAACCAGTTTTTGCGGTGATAAAACACAACAATGCCTGTGGTTTTGCACAAAGAAACAGCGTATTAGAGGCATGGAAAGATGCCCTTGCAGGTGATCCAGTTTCTGCTTTTGGTGGAATTTTAGCCTGTAATCAAAAAATTGATAAAGCCACCGCCGAGGAGGTAAACAAACTATTCTTCGAGATTTTGGTAGCACCTGATTTTGATGCAGACGCATTAGAAATTCTCGCTGCAAAGAAAAATCGCAGGATTTTAAAACTTAAGGACTTTACTAGAAACCCTAAACACGTAAGAACTGTGTTAAATGGGTACTTAGTTCAGGATATCGACAACATTGCAGACCGCAAAGAGTCGTTTGAATTAAAAACTAAAAAAGCTGCAACCGAACAAGAGTTGTTGGATATGGAGTTTGCAAACAAACTTGTAAAACACACCAAGTCTAACGCAATTGTATTAGTTAAAAACGGGCAGCTTTTGGCTAGCGGAACCGGCCAAACAAGTCGTGTAGATGCGCTACAACAAGCTATACACAAGGCTGGAACGTTTAATTTTTCATTAGAAGGTGCTGTTATGGCATCCGATGCCTTCTTCCCTTTCCCCGACTGTGTTGAAATTGCTCACAAAGCAGGAATAACAGCGGTTATACAACCGGGAGGAAGTATTAAAGACGAACTTTCTATTAAATTTTGTGACGATAACGGTATGGCTATGGTCTTTACTGGTAACCGTCACTTTAAACATTGA
- a CDS encoding S46 family peptidase, producing MKRILVVLLATLFIAPAVKADEGMWLPLLIKRLNYADMKAKGLQLTAEEIYSVNNSSLKDAIVMLSGGSCTAEAISPNGLLLTNHHCAYGAVQAQSSTENNYLEEGFWAKSYDEELPNAGMTASFLVRMEDVTNQILSELTDDMTEAERDAKIAEVSKGIQEKAIEGTVYDARVKSFFNGNEFYLFVYTTYRDVRLAGIPPEAIGKFGGDTDNWMWPRHTGDFALLRVYGDAEGNPSDFSKENQPIQPKHFLPISIKGVKEGDYAMVMGYPGSTDRYLSSYGVQMELDYRQPTIVEIRDTKLNTMKKFMDQDKAVRIQYASKYASISNYWKYFIGQQKQLKQNNVYDKKVALENEFKAWLDKNPEKNAKYGEALKLMEEGINELSKTAIAGTYLIEAGITGANPILFAFRAQRMLEPVINDASMMESVKPKLEQLAEGNFKDFHGPLEKELYRQMLEMYIANVPADQLPDYIKEVVVGKYKGDVDKYISKTWDKSIYTSKARFEAFLKSPSQKVLDADEIGKASSNFLSLYFASNEMNKEANAKLDKGNRLFVAGLREMNPNKKYYPDANSTMRLTYGTVGSYEPADGVKYNYYTTLEGVMQKEDATNPEFIVPAKLSSLYGKKDFGRYANEKGELVTCFITNNDITGGNSGSPVINANGELIGCAFDGNWEAMSGDISFETEIQRTICVDARYILFVIDKMAGAQNIINELNIVERPAKTAIPQPMEEVEMGMAE from the coding sequence ATGAAAAGAATATTAGTTGTTCTACTAGCAACACTATTTATCGCTCCGGCTGTTAAGGCCGATGAAGGTATGTGGTTACCGCTACTTATTAAGCGACTTAACTATGCCGATATGAAAGCCAAAGGGCTTCAATTAACTGCAGAAGAAATTTACTCAGTTAACAATTCAAGTTTAAAAGATGCCATTGTTATGCTTTCTGGCGGTTCATGTACTGCCGAGGCTATCTCTCCAAATGGTTTATTACTTACAAACCACCACTGTGCATACGGTGCGGTTCAGGCACAATCATCTACCGAAAATAATTACCTAGAGGAAGGATTTTGGGCCAAGTCTTACGACGAAGAGCTTCCAAATGCTGGTATGACTGCATCTTTCCTTGTTCGTATGGAAGATGTTACCAACCAAATTTTAAGTGAACTTACCGATGATATGACCGAAGCTGAACGCGATGCTAAAATTGCTGAGGTATCTAAAGGAATTCAAGAAAAAGCAATTGAAGGTACAGTATACGATGCTAGAGTGAAATCTTTTTTCAACGGAAATGAATTTTACCTTTTCGTTTATACCACATACCGCGACGTACGCTTAGCAGGTATTCCACCAGAAGCAATAGGAAAATTTGGTGGTGATACTGACAACTGGATGTGGCCTCGTCACACGGGTGACTTTGCTCTTCTTCGTGTGTATGGAGATGCAGAAGGAAACCCATCTGATTTCAGTAAAGAGAACCAGCCTATCCAACCAAAGCACTTCCTACCTATTTCTATTAAAGGTGTTAAAGAAGGTGACTATGCGATGGTAATGGGTTACCCGGGTTCTACCGACAGATACCTTTCATCTTATGGAGTACAAATGGAGCTGGACTACAGACAGCCAACCATTGTAGAAATTAGAGATACCAAGCTTAACACCATGAAAAAATTCATGGATCAAGATAAAGCGGTTAGAATTCAGTACGCTTCGAAGTATGCTTCAATTTCTAACTATTGGAAATATTTTATCGGACAACAAAAGCAGTTGAAACAAAATAATGTTTACGACAAAAAGGTTGCACTTGAGAATGAATTTAAGGCTTGGTTGGATAAGAATCCTGAGAAAAATGCTAAGTATGGTGAGGCACTTAAGTTAATGGAAGAGGGAATTAACGAACTTTCTAAGACTGCCATTGCAGGAACCTACCTTATTGAAGCTGGAATTACTGGGGCAAACCCAATTCTTTTTGCTTTCCGTGCACAACGTATGTTGGAGCCAGTTATTAACGATGCATCTATGATGGAGTCGGTTAAACCAAAACTTGAGCAACTTGCAGAAGGTAATTTCAAAGATTTCCACGGTCCACTTGAAAAAGAGTTATACAGGCAAATGCTTGAAATGTACATCGCTAATGTTCCTGCAGACCAACTTCCTGACTACATCAAAGAAGTTGTAGTTGGAAAATACAAAGGAGATGTAGACAAGTACATAAGCAAAACATGGGATAAATCTATTTACACCAGTAAAGCTCGATTTGAAGCCTTCTTAAAATCTCCAAGTCAAAAGGTACTTGACGCAGATGAAATCGGAAAAGCTTCTTCAAACTTCCTTAGCCTTTATTTCGCTAGCAACGAAATGAATAAGGAAGCTAATGCAAAGCTGGATAAAGGAAACCGTCTTTTTGTAGCTGGATTAAGAGAAATGAATCCAAACAAAAAATACTACCCAGATGCTAACTCAACCATGCGTTTAACTTATGGAACGGTTGGTTCTTACGAGCCTGCTGATGGAGTTAAATACAACTATTACACTACTCTAGAAGGGGTAATGCAGAAAGAAGATGCTACCAATCCAGAATTTATTGTACCAGCAAAGCTTTCTTCGCTATACGGGAAAAAAGATTTTGGAAGATATGCTAACGAAAAAGGAGAGCTTGTGACTTGTTTCATCACCAACAACGATATTACAGGTGGAAACTCAGGATCTCCAGTAATTAACGCCAACGGAGAGCTTATTGGTTGTGCATTCGATGGCAACTGGGAAGCAATGTCTGGAGACATTTCTTTTGAAACAGAAATTCAGAGAACCATTTGTGTGGATGCCAGATATATCCTTTTCGTAATCGATAAGATGGCTGGAGCTCAAAACATTATCAATGAATTAAATATTGTTGAAAGACCAGCCAAAACTGCGATTCCTCAACCTATGGAGGAAGTAGAAATGGGAATGGCTGAATAA
- the mreC gene encoding rod shape-determining protein MreC yields MRNVFAFFYRIRAELLLVVLLFFCLGGLYRSGSMQQAVFAKNTAEVSGYFYGLKNNVSGYFNLREQNRKLNEQIERLKNQSKDAFEVIPSEQFEQNDTLYRQIYIYQDAEVINSTVSKPRNNLTINRGRLHGVTVGQGVIASEGLVGVITKVSDNYAIAMPIINNRFTASVEIKNQNFFGLLRWNGNDIRHANLYDMADYADVTEGDTVVTRGASAIFPRGIMVGTIEEINRKPELGKLDITVNLSVDFAKLRNVILVKHVYKEELENLED; encoded by the coding sequence ATGCGTAACGTTTTTGCATTCTTCTACAGAATTAGAGCAGAACTACTTCTTGTGGTGCTGCTCTTTTTTTGTTTGGGAGGGTTATACCGTTCAGGATCCATGCAACAAGCTGTATTTGCAAAAAATACAGCTGAGGTTTCAGGCTATTTCTACGGTCTTAAAAACAACGTAAGTGGATATTTTAATCTGAGAGAGCAAAACCGAAAATTGAACGAGCAAATAGAGCGATTAAAAAATCAATCTAAGGATGCTTTCGAGGTAATTCCCTCTGAACAATTTGAACAAAACGATACACTTTACAGACAAATCTATATTTACCAAGACGCAGAGGTAATTAATAGCACAGTATCGAAACCCAGAAACAATCTAACTATAAACCGAGGTCGTTTACACGGGGTAACTGTAGGCCAGGGTGTAATCGCTTCTGAGGGGTTGGTAGGGGTAATAACCAAGGTCTCGGATAACTATGCAATAGCCATGCCTATTATCAATAATAGGTTTACAGCAAGTGTTGAAATTAAAAATCAAAACTTCTTTGGACTGCTTAGATGGAATGGAAATGACATTCGCCACGCCAATCTATATGATATGGCAGATTATGCCGATGTTACCGAAGGTGATACGGTTGTTACTCGTGGGGCGTCTGCAATTTTCCCAAGGGGCATTATGGTTGGAACCATTGAGGAAATAAATAGGAAACCCGAACTAGGCAAATTAGATATTACTGTTAATCTTTCCGTTGATTTTGCTAAACTCAGAAATGTGATTTTAGTAAAACATGTGTATAAAGAAGAATTAGAAAACTTAGAAGATTAA
- a CDS encoding ABC transporter permease, translating into MILLKLLKESWVFAYQGLVLNKLRSLLSLLGITIGIFAIISVLTLVDSLEKGIRDGVATLGDDVIFIQKWPWGGGPNYEWWKFFKRPQPLPSEVRLLEAYDLPVLGIAYTGEFRRKVEYGKATLQGVSVNAVSTGYDKVKNLSISSGRYFTDKEIRGGSPLAIVGYGIAENFFGDSELALLKEIKIAGLRVTIIGVLEKEGDGIFGNSADETVVVPVNFAKSLTNVRNVDAAIMVKAAAGISNDQLKDELEGTMRAIRRIKPKEESDFALNESSLINNQLDEFFGVVNMAGFLIGFLSIIVGGFSIANIMFVSVKERTNLIGIQKALGAKNYFILLQFLFEAAFLAVVGGLIGLFVIFLMTVTVSTFTDFELALSFKNILLGVGISATIGVLSGIVPAFFASRLDPVIAIRSN; encoded by the coding sequence ATGATTTTACTGAAGCTTCTCAAGGAAAGTTGGGTATTTGCATATCAGGGATTGGTGTTAAATAAGTTGCGTTCTCTGTTGTCGCTATTGGGGATAACCATTGGTATTTTTGCCATTATAAGTGTTTTAACCCTAGTAGATTCTCTGGAAAAAGGAATTAGAGATGGAGTTGCAACATTGGGTGATGATGTAATTTTTATCCAAAAATGGCCTTGGGGTGGAGGGCCTAACTATGAGTGGTGGAAGTTTTTTAAGCGCCCTCAACCGCTTCCTTCGGAGGTTAGATTACTCGAAGCTTACGATCTTCCTGTACTCGGAATAGCATACACTGGTGAATTTAGAAGAAAGGTAGAGTACGGAAAGGCTACCCTACAAGGGGTTAGTGTTAATGCGGTTTCCACTGGCTACGACAAGGTTAAAAATTTGAGTATTAGCTCTGGAAGATACTTTACCGATAAAGAAATTAGAGGGGGAAGCCCGTTGGCAATAGTAGGATACGGAATTGCCGAGAACTTTTTTGGGGATTCAGAATTAGCCCTGCTAAAGGAAATTAAAATAGCCGGCTTAAGAGTTACCATAATAGGTGTACTGGAGAAAGAGGGAGATGGCATTTTTGGAAACTCTGCAGACGAGACCGTTGTTGTACCCGTAAACTTTGCAAAATCCTTAACCAATGTTAGAAATGTTGATGCGGCCATTATGGTTAAAGCGGCTGCTGGAATTTCTAACGACCAATTAAAAGATGAGTTGGAAGGCACCATGCGTGCTATCCGGAGAATAAAACCCAAAGAGGAAAGCGATTTTGCATTAAATGAATCCTCCTTGATTAATAATCAACTCGATGAATTCTTTGGGGTAGTAAATATGGCAGGTTTCTTAATTGGGTTCCTGTCTATTATTGTAGGTGGATTTTCCATAGCCAACATTATGTTTGTGTCGGTAAAAGAGCGCACAAACCTAATAGGTATTCAAAAAGCATTAGGCGCGAAGAATTATTTTATCCTGCTGCAATTTCTATTCGAGGCCGCTTTCCTAGCCGTTGTAGGTGGATTAATAGGCTTGTTTGTGATTTTCTTAATGACCGTAACCGTTAGCACCTTTACTGACTTTGAGTTGGCATTAAGTTTTAAGAATATTTTGCTTGGAGTGGGAATTTCTGCCACCATCGGAGTGTTGTCTGGTATTGTACCTGCGTTCTTTGCTTCTAGGCTTGATCCCGTAATCGCCATTCGAAGCAATTAA
- a CDS encoding MATE family efflux transporter — protein sequence MASRKNIWKALKDAIKGSEVDYTKIDLKKAIFLLAVPMILELVMESTFAVVDIYFVGKLGAEAVATVGLTETYLFLLYSVAMGLSMGVTAIIARRVGEKRQSEAGIAANQAIIIGLLCSIPFAIAGLFFSKELLALMGASQWTLNQGYTYAQWMLGGNVVIMLLFVINAIFRGAGDAAIAMRVLWLSNGLNIILDPVLIFGLGPIPAFGIEGAAIATNLGRGIGVLFQLYVLFKGSKHLKPRLDQLKWKSSVALNILKTSIGGIGQMIISMTSWIFLMRILADVGEAAVAGATISIRLMMFTLMPAWGLSNAAATLVGQNLGAKQPDRAETTVWKIGYYNMGFLILVSIVFYFFRENLIGIFTTDTEVIRIGSEWLKILSYSYFIYGWWMVAVQAFNGAGDTKTPTKINVVFFWLIQIPLAYLLAIYFDWKSSGVFWAVFFSEAGVGLFTLWLFSKGKWKSTSV from the coding sequence ATGGCTAGTAGAAAAAACATCTGGAAAGCGCTTAAAGACGCCATTAAAGGCAGTGAAGTAGACTATACAAAAATCGACTTAAAAAAAGCCATTTTTCTTCTTGCTGTGCCCATGATACTCGAGTTGGTAATGGAGTCCACATTTGCCGTGGTGGACATATATTTTGTGGGAAAGCTTGGGGCTGAGGCAGTGGCAACCGTTGGCTTAACCGAGACCTATCTTTTCCTACTCTACTCCGTTGCAATGGGTTTATCAATGGGAGTTACTGCTATAATTGCCAGAAGAGTTGGCGAGAAGAGGCAAAGCGAAGCAGGTATAGCTGCCAACCAGGCCATAATTATAGGTCTTCTATGCTCAATTCCTTTCGCCATTGCTGGATTATTTTTCTCCAAAGAGTTACTAGCACTTATGGGGGCTAGCCAATGGACGCTAAATCAAGGCTATACCTATGCCCAGTGGATGCTTGGTGGAAACGTGGTAATTATGTTGCTATTCGTTATAAATGCCATTTTTCGTGGAGCTGGTGATGCAGCAATCGCCATGCGTGTGTTATGGCTATCAAACGGATTAAACATTATCCTCGATCCTGTTCTCATTTTTGGTTTGGGTCCCATTCCGGCCTTTGGAATTGAGGGAGCAGCCATAGCGACTAATTTAGGAAGAGGAATAGGGGTACTTTTCCAATTGTACGTTCTATTCAAAGGAAGCAAACATCTTAAGCCGCGTTTAGACCAGTTAAAATGGAAGAGCTCCGTTGCCCTAAACATCTTAAAAACTTCAATTGGCGGAATAGGGCAAATGATAATATCTATGACATCGTGGATATTCTTGATGCGAATACTGGCAGATGTTGGAGAAGCTGCCGTTGCGGGAGCTACCATTTCCATCCGACTTATGATGTTTACACTTATGCCTGCCTGGGGATTATCTAACGCAGCAGCAACTTTGGTGGGGCAAAATCTTGGGGCAAAACAACCCGATAGAGCAGAAACTACCGTTTGGAAAATAGGCTATTACAATATGGGATTTCTCATTTTGGTATCCATCGTATTCTACTTCTTCAGGGAAAATTTAATCGGAATATTCACCACGGATACGGAAGTTATTCGAATAGGATCTGAGTGGTTGAAAATTCTTTCCTACTCCTATTTTATTTATGGATGGTGGATGGTGGCGGTACAGGCATTCAATGGAGCCGGTGACACCAAGACGCCTACAAAAATTAACGTGGTTTTCTTCTGGCTAATACAAATACCACTGGCTTATTTATTGGCAATTTATTTCGATTGGAAATCGAGCGGTGTATTCTGGGCGGTATTTTTCTCCGAAGCGGGAGTTGGTCTGTTTACCTTATGGCTTTTTAGCAAAGGAAAATGGAAAAGTACAAGCGTATAG
- the mrdA gene encoding penicillin-binding protein 2, producing the protein MSNYSRRPVLLVLFVLIGFIFLVRLFFLQVVDNSWKAQAASMSERRIIQYPARGIVFDRNGEELVTNIPVYDLMVLPRDLEPMDTALFCDLVGVSKEDFIKRIKAAKAYSYRKASIFEKQIPAGDYGKIAEQLYQFPGFYGQSRTLRTYPQRTAAHVLGYIGEVSGPQIERNPYYKKGDYVGYNGIEKYYEEVLRGERGVNYVVVDVHNNTQGSYKDGLYDTLPRAGENIYLSLDAELQQYTEKLLQGKRGAVVAIEPSTGEILALANNPKYDPNLLIGRVRSKNYNKLLRDTLKPLFNRALMSRYPPGSTFKLINGLIGLQEGVIDPNTSFRCRGGYFYPGGKVGCHDHSSPVRLNYSITTSCNAYYCNVFKNLMDNGGDTEANYKKWRTYLSDFGLGKSLGIDLPSENSGFIPETTYYDKFYGRNRWKGLTIISLAIGQGEIGISPVQMANMCATIANRGYYITPHFIKKFENNPDSLPEIYTQKNKIDIDSTYWELVVDGMENVVLNGTGRRAHFSDSISVCGKTGTAQNPHGKDHSIFIAFAPKGNPKIAVAVYVENVGFGSTWAAPIASLTIEKYLTRKITRKTLEDRMFNADLL; encoded by the coding sequence ATGTCCAATTATTCCAGAAGACCGGTACTGCTGGTACTCTTTGTGTTAATTGGATTTATTTTTCTAGTTCGTTTATTTTTCCTCCAAGTAGTTGACAATTCCTGGAAAGCCCAGGCGGCGAGCATGTCGGAGAGAAGAATCATCCAGTATCCTGCCCGGGGTATTGTCTTCGACCGAAATGGCGAAGAATTAGTCACAAACATCCCCGTTTACGACTTAATGGTACTTCCAAGGGATCTGGAACCTATGGATACTGCCCTTTTTTGCGATTTGGTGGGTGTGAGTAAAGAAGATTTTATCAAGCGCATCAAAGCTGCCAAGGCTTATTCATACCGTAAAGCATCAATCTTCGAGAAACAAATACCGGCCGGGGATTACGGGAAAATAGCCGAGCAACTCTATCAATTTCCTGGGTTTTATGGTCAAAGTAGAACCTTAAGAACCTATCCACAAAGAACTGCGGCTCACGTACTAGGTTACATTGGCGAAGTTTCTGGTCCACAGATAGAACGAAATCCTTATTACAAAAAGGGCGATTACGTTGGCTACAATGGAATAGAGAAATACTACGAAGAGGTTTTACGTGGAGAAAGGGGAGTAAACTACGTTGTTGTAGATGTTCACAACAATACCCAAGGATCGTACAAAGATGGATTGTATGACACCTTACCCCGAGCTGGAGAAAACATTTATTTAAGCCTAGACGCCGAATTACAGCAATACACAGAAAAATTGCTTCAGGGTAAAAGAGGAGCGGTTGTTGCCATCGAACCCTCAACGGGCGAAATCTTAGCACTAGCCAATAACCCAAAATACGACCCCAACCTGTTAATAGGACGCGTAAGAAGTAAAAACTACAACAAACTACTCCGCGATACCCTTAAACCTCTTTTTAACCGTGCTTTAATGTCGAGGTATCCTCCTGGGTCTACTTTCAAATTGATCAATGGGCTTATTGGTCTACAAGAGGGGGTAATCGATCCCAATACCTCTTTTAGATGTCGGGGTGGTTATTTTTATCCGGGCGGCAAAGTAGGTTGCCACGACCACAGCAGTCCAGTGCGTCTTAATTATTCAATCACCACCAGCTGTAACGCCTATTACTGCAATGTTTTTAAGAATTTAATGGACAATGGTGGTGACACCGAAGCGAATTATAAAAAATGGAGAACCTATCTAAGTGATTTTGGATTAGGTAAATCTCTGGGAATAGATCTTCCATCTGAAAACAGCGGTTTTATACCCGAAACAACGTACTACGATAAATTCTACGGACGCAATAGATGGAAAGGTCTTACCATCATATCGCTAGCTATAGGACAAGGGGAAATTGGAATTTCTCCAGTGCAAATGGCGAATATGTGTGCAACCATTGCCAATAGAGGGTACTATATAACCCCACATTTCATTAAAAAATTCGAGAATAATCCAGATTCACTACCAGAAATATATACCCAGAAAAATAAAATAGACATAGATTCTACGTACTGGGAATTGGTGGTAGACGGAATGGAAAACGTGGTCTTAAATGGTACCGGACGAAGAGCACATTTCTCCGATAGCATTTCGGTATGTGGAAAAACAGGAACTGCACAAAACCCACACGGGAAAGATCACTCAATTTTTATTGCATTCGCCCCAAAAGGCAATCCTAAAATTGCGGTGGCGGTTTACGTAGAAAATGTTGGATTTGGAAGTACCTGGGCTGCCCCTATTGCCAGTTTAACTATTGAGAAATATCTAACCCGAAAAATTACCAGGAAGACTTTAGAAGACCGAATGTTTAATGCCGATTTACTTTGA
- a CDS encoding rod shape-determining protein — protein MGWKNLFTQEIAIDLGTANTLIIYNDKVVVDEPSIVAQDRATSKVIAIGRQAQKMHGKTHENIKTIRPLKDGVIADFYAAEHMIRGFIKMIYSGSRVFTPALRMVICIPSGITEVEKRAVKDSAEHAGAKEVYLIHEPMAAAIGIGIDVEEPMGNMIIDIGGGTSEIAVIALGGIVCDKSIRVAGDEFTNDIEEYMRRQHNILIGERTAEKIKIEVGAALDQLDNPPEDYAVRGRDLMTGVPKEIMVTYSEIAHALDKSIAKIEEAILTALEMTPPELSADIYKTGIYLAGGGSMLRGLDKRISQKTKLPVHIADDPLRAVARGTGIALKNIDKFKFLIRD, from the coding sequence ATGGGTTGGAAAAACTTATTTACGCAGGAAATTGCCATTGACCTTGGTACCGCGAACACATTAATTATTTACAACGACAAAGTTGTTGTAGACGAACCATCAATTGTTGCTCAAGACCGTGCAACGTCTAAGGTGATTGCCATTGGAAGGCAAGCACAAAAGATGCATGGTAAAACGCACGAAAACATTAAAACCATCCGCCCACTTAAAGACGGTGTAATTGCAGATTTTTATGCTGCAGAGCACATGATTCGTGGATTCATTAAAATGATCTATTCGGGAAGCAGAGTTTTTACTCCAGCCCTAAGAATGGTGATTTGTATTCCATCTGGAATTACTGAGGTGGAAAAAAGAGCGGTAAAGGATTCTGCAGAGCACGCCGGTGCTAAGGAAGTGTACTTGATTCACGAGCCTATGGCAGCAGCAATAGGTATTGGAATTGATGTGGAAGAACCTATGGGTAACATGATTATCGATATAGGTGGAGGTACATCAGAAATTGCTGTAATTGCGCTGGGTGGTATCGTTTGTGATAAATCTATCCGTGTTGCTGGAGATGAATTTACCAACGACATTGAAGAATATATGCGTCGCCAACACAACATCTTAATTGGTGAGCGTACTGCGGAGAAAATTAAAATTGAAGTAGGTGCTGCGCTAGACCAACTAGACAATCCACCAGAAGACTACGCGGTTAGAGGTAGAGACCTTATGACTGGGGTTCCCAAAGAAATAATGGTAACCTACTCCGAAATTGCACACGCACTAGATAAGAGTATTGCAAAAATTGAGGAGGCTATTCTTACCGCATTAGAAATGACTCCACCTGAACTTTCAGCTGATATCTACAAAACGGGTATCTATTTAGCAGGAGGTGGTTCCATGCTAAGAGGATTAGACAAAAGAATTTCTCAAAAGACTAAATTACCAGTTCACATTGCCGACGACCCTCTTAGAGCCGTTGCACGTGGTACAGGTATAGCCCTTAAAAATATCGATAAGTTCAAGTTCTTAATTAGAGACTAG